Proteins from a genomic interval of Oreochromis aureus strain Israel breed Guangdong linkage group 6, ZZ_aureus, whole genome shotgun sequence:
- the b3gnt2a gene encoding N-acetyllactosaminide beta-1,3-N-acetylglucosaminyltransferase 2a → MQRGGSMALCRHKIKAFCYMMMLNIFICVVISVSWNLGHERSGHHKVHIPSKKFWHKHILNENFWNKEQQRLDFIYNPNFNSVFSSMSLSTLPDWLNDTGPLDPCEPDYRVPRQIFDHNSLPKQFQDFLLYMRCRTYPMLINQPHVCSEKPFLLLVVKSLISHFERRQAIRETWGQAGVLANQTVVTVFLLGNILLSDHFPDLQELLSHEAKLHKDILQWDYRDSFLNLTLKEVLFLEWFTKHCPQARFVLKGDDDVFVNTLRIVDYLKGLPEGESKDLFIGDVIMNAGPHRDKKLKYFIPESVFVGNYPPYAGGGGYLYSGELAIRLHNVSQQVVLFPIDDVYTGMCLKKLGLVPEKHNGFKTFDIEKKYKDNPCIHRNLMLVHSRTPQEMLTIWPFIVQPELDCQ, encoded by the coding sequence ATGCAGAGGGGAGGCAGCATGGCTCTATGTCGCCATAAAATAAAGGCTTTCTGCTACATGATGATGCTTAACATCTTCATCTGTGTCGTGATAAGCGTGTCATGGAACCTTGGACACGAGCGAAGTGGCCATCACAAAGTTCACATCCCATCCAAGAAGTTTTGGCATAAACACATACTGAATGAAAACTTCTGGAACAAGGAGCAGCAACGTTTGGACTTCATTTACAACCCCAACTTTAACTCTGTATTCTCCAGCATGTCACTCAGCACACTGCCAGATTGGCTCAATGACACTGGACCTCTGGACCCGTGTGAACCAGACTACAGAGTGCCCAGGCAAATCTTTGATCACAACTCCCTACCAAAACAATTCCAGGACTTTCTTTTGTACATGCGTTGTAGGACATACCCTATGTTAATAAATCAGCCCCATGTTTGTAGTGAAAAACCGTTCCTACTGCTGGTTGTCAAGTCTTTGATCTCTCATTTTGAAAGGCGGCAGGCTATTCGTGAAACTTGGGGACAAGCAGGAGTCTTAGCCAACCAGACTGTGGTAACAGTGTTCCTGCTAGGAAACATCTTGTTGTCAGACCACTTCCCAGACTTGCAGGAGTTACTGAGTCATGAGGCAAAGCTTCACAAAGACATACTTCAATGGGACTACAGAGACAGCTTCTTAAACCTAACTCTGAAAGAGGTCCTCTTTCTGGAGTGGTTTACCAAACACTGTCCTCAAGCTCGGTTTGTTCTTAAGGGCGATGACGACGTCTTTGTGAACACCTTAAGAATTGTTGATTATCTGAAAGGCCTGCCAGAGGGTGAGTCCAAGGATTTGTTCATAGGCGATGTTATAATGAATGCTGGGCCGCACAGAGACAAGAAACTTAAATACTTTATCCCAGAGAGTGTGTTTGTGGGTAACTATCCACCCTATGCTGGTGGTGGAGGATATCTGTACTCTGGGGAGTTGGCGATACGCCTACACAATGTATCTCAGCAAGTAGTGCTGTTTCCTATTGATGATGTATATACTGGGATGTGTCTCAAGAAGCTGGGTCTTGTTCCTGAGAAGCACAATGGCTTCAAGACATTTGACATTGAAAAGAAGTATAAAGACAATCCTTGTATCCACAGGAACTTGATGCTGGTTCACAGCCGAACCCCACAGGAGATGTTAACAATTTGGCCCTTCATTGTCCAACCCGAGCTGGACTGCCAGTGA